The following proteins come from a genomic window of Vidua chalybeata isolate OUT-0048 chromosome 2, bVidCha1 merged haplotype, whole genome shotgun sequence:
- the DYNLT3 gene encoding dynein light chain Tctex-type 3 isoform X1, with product MEEFHPHNDEMIFNADEAHNIVKECIENVLGKADYNHNKVNQWTAAIVEQSLTHLVKLGKTYKYIVTCAVMQRSGAGLHTASSCFWDTTTDGTCTVRWENRTMNCIVNVFAVAIIL from the exons ATGGAGGAGTTTCACCCCCACAACGATGAG ATGATCTTCAATGCAGATGAGGCCCACAACATAGTTAAGGAG TGCATAGAAAATGTTTTAGGCAAGGCAGATTATAATCACAACAAAGTCAACCAATGGACTGCTGCTATAGTAGAACAGTCACTGACCCATCTGGTGAAACTTGGGAAAACCTATAAGTACATTG TTACCTGTGCAGTGATGCAGAGGAGTGGAGCTGGTCTTCACACAGCAAGCTCATGCTTCTGGGATACCACAACTGATG GAACCTGCACAGTGAGATGGGAAAACCGAACCATGAACTGCATTGTCAATGTGTTTGCTGTTGCTATTATCCTGTAG
- the DYNLT3 gene encoding dynein light chain Tctex-type 3 isoform X2 has protein sequence MKCIENVLGKADYNHNKVNQWTAAIVEQSLTHLVKLGKTYKYIVTCAVMQRSGAGLHTASSCFWDTTTDGTCTVRWENRTMNCIVNVFAVAIIL, from the exons ATGAAA TGCATAGAAAATGTTTTAGGCAAGGCAGATTATAATCACAACAAAGTCAACCAATGGACTGCTGCTATAGTAGAACAGTCACTGACCCATCTGGTGAAACTTGGGAAAACCTATAAGTACATTG TTACCTGTGCAGTGATGCAGAGGAGTGGAGCTGGTCTTCACACAGCAAGCTCATGCTTCTGGGATACCACAACTGATG GAACCTGCACAGTGAGATGGGAAAACCGAACCATGAACTGCATTGTCAATGTGTTTGCTGTTGCTATTATCCTGTAG